GTTCGACCTCATGGAAGAACTCGGCGCGGACACCGTGCTCGTCTGTTCCTCGGTGGCCGCCGACGCGGTCGCCGACCTCGACCTGCTCGCCGAGCAGCTGCACGCGCTCGGCGAGCGGGCCGGCGCGCGCGGCCTGCGCATCGCTTACGAGGCATTGGCTTGGGGCAAGGAAGTGTCCACTTACGACCGGTCCTGGGAGGCGGTGCGGCGGGCCGCTCACCCCGCGGTCGGTCTGTGCCTGGACAGCTTCCACCTCCTCTCGCGCGGCTCCGATCCGGCCGGTATCGCCGAAATCCCCGGAGACAAGCTGTTCTTCCTCCAGCTCGCCGACGCGCCGCACCTCTCGATGGACGTGCTGCAGTGGAGCCGCCACCACCGGCTCTTCCCCGGGCAGGGCGCGTTCGACCTGCCCGGCTTTCTCGCCCCGGTCCTCGCCGCGGGATACGCCGGCCCGCTGTCGCTCGAAGTCTTCAACGACGTCTTCCGCCAAGCCGACCCGGCTCGCGCCGCGATCGACGCGCATCGGTCCCTGCTCGCGCTCGCCGAAGCGACCGCGGCGCGTACCGGAACGTCCGACCCGATCGCCCAGCCCGCGCCCGAAGTCCGCGGACCGGCGTTCGTCGAACTCTCCGCCGGCGACTCGCTGGCGCCGGTCCTGTCCGCGCTCGGCTTCGCGCGCACCGGAATACACCGCACCAAGCCGGTGGAACGCTGGGAACAGGGCACTGCGCGAATCCTCGTCAACCGCTCAGGCGGCCCGGCGGCCGTCGCCGCGCTCGCTGTCGAATCGGCCGACCCGGCGGCCGCCGCGCGCCGGGCAGTGCGGCTCGACGCGACTCGCCCGCCGCGGGAACGAGGCCCCGCCGAAGCGGATCTCGCCGCGGTGACCGCGCCCGACGGAACCGCGTTGTTCTTCTGCCGCACCGGCAACGAAGGCGATTGGACCGGCGACTTCGTGCCCACCGGCGAGACCGCCGACGGCATCGGCATCGTCGGCATCGACCACATCGGACTGGCGCAGCCCTTCGACCACTTCGACGAAGCCGTGCTCTTCTACCGCACCGTGCTCGGTCTCGACCCCGCCGCGACGGGTGAGTTCGCCGCCCCGTTCGGCCTGGTCCGCAGCCAAGCCGTCGCCGACCCGCTCCGCCGGCTCCGGCTCGCGCTGACGGTTTCCCTGCTGCGCCGGGGAGAATGGGCACCCGGAGTTTCCGAACCGCAGTACGTCGCCCTCGCCGTCGACGACCTGCTGGCCACGGCACGCGCCGCGCAGGCGGCGGGCGCTCCCCTGCTGGCCATTCCGGACAACTACTACGCCGACTTGGACGCGCGCCTCGCCCTGCCCGCCGACCGGCTCGCCGCCTACCGCGAACTCGGCGTGCTGCACGAACACACCGCGGAAGGCGACTACCTGCAGGTCTGCACCGAAGTACTCGGCGGCCGGGTGTTCCTCGCCCTCGTCCAGCGCCTCGGCGACCACGACGGCTACGGCTGGACCGACGCACCCGTCCGGATGGCCGCGCACCGCCGCCGGCGGCTCGCCCGCGCACACGCGGCGGTCTGAACAGCGCCGCGTTTCAGCCGACCACCCGCGAACGGGAGAGAACGCCGCGCGCCGCTCACGAAAGTCCGTGAAGGGCCCCTTGCCGGAACCCAAGTCCCTCAAGGCGTCCTTCACGGATTGCCAGCCCGCCCGGCCGAGCGCGCGGGTGCACCTGCCCGGCCCGGCCGAGCGCGCGGGTGCACCTGCCCGGCCCGGCCGAGCGCGCGGGTGCACCTGCCCGGCCCGCCCGGTGATCCGGACAAATACCGTCGAATATCCCGATTGTTCCCTTTTTGATTCCAGAAGATGCCGTCTGCACCGATCTTGAAGCAGCGGATCGCTTGCCTGATCCGCTGGCTTGCCGTTAAAGTCCAACCGATTAGGAAACTTTACTAACTACCGCCGCCGCTATTCACGAGCCATTCGCCGGGCCGAAGGAGCGCGACGTGCACCTGACTCTCGTCCTGCCGTGTTCCTCGCGGCTCGCGCGGATGCCCTCGGCGGGTCGCGCGCAGCGAACGTGACACAACCCGATTCATCGCAAGCACATCCGCAGAAATCGCATCCTTCGTCGGTTTGGGCAGGAAACGGAGAATCACATGGCACACGGAAAAAGGTGGGCGACCACGGTCGTGGCAGCGGCGACAGCCGCACTGGGCCTGGCGGCCAGTCCGGCCAGCGCGAGCCAGGACCTGAGCACCCGGGCCGCACCGCCGAAGCCGGACCACGTGGTCATCGTCATGATGGAGAACCGCGGCTACCGCAACATCATCGGCAGTTCGCACGCTCCGTACCTGAATTCGCTGACCAAGCAGGGTGCGCTGTTCACCAATTCCTTCGCGCTCACACATCCCAGCGAACCCAACTACATCGCCCTGCTGTCCGGCTCCACCCAGGGCGTCACCGACGACTCCTGCCCGCACACCTTCAAAGCGGACAACCTCGCACATCAGCTCACGGCCGCCGGCGGCAGCTTCACCGGCTACTCCGAAAGCCTGCCGAAGGCGGGCTACACCGGCTGCGAAAAGGGCGACTACGCCCGCAAACACAGCCCGTGGGTCAACTTCAGCGACATCCCCGCGTCCGCGAACCAGCCGTACACGAGCTTCCCGGCGGACTACACCAAGCTGCCGACGCTGTCCTGGGTCACCCCGAACCTGCAAGACGACATGCACGACGGCACCATCCAGCAGGGCGACGCCTGGCTGAAGAAGAACCTCGACGGCTACGCCCAGTGGGCCAAAACGCACAACAGCCTGCTCATCGTCACCTGGGACGAGGACGAGGACGACGGCGGGAACAACTCGATCCCGACGATTTTCGTCGGAGCCAACGTGAAGACCGGGCAGTACAGCGAGAAGATCAACCACTACACCGTGCTCAGCACCCTGGAAAGCGCCTACGGCCTCCCCGCGCTCGGCTCGGCCGCCAAGGCGAAGCCGATCACGGACGTCTGGGGGTCCTGAACCAAGGCCGGAGACTGTCCCCGGGCCTGCGGCAGGCGACCGCCTGCCGCAGGCCCGCGTCACCGCCGCCTGCCGTGCGGTGAGCGGTCCAGGGACCGCGCCCTTCCTCAGGCCGCAGCTGGCTGGGCACTGGCCTGCCGGGCGCGCAAGAGTGCGACCCGATAGGTCGCGTACAGCGAAGCCCCCAGCGCGGCGACGAGAACAGCCGCCAGCACGAGCAGTCCGCCGTCGATCGGCGGGGACTTCGGCTGTCCGGCCTGAGCGCGCGCCGACCCGGTGAGGAACGGCACGATCACCAGCACGGACAGCCCCAAGGCGGCTTCTCCCCGAACAACCGCCGGGAAATGACGCAGCGCCAAGGAGAATCCCCGGCCCAGATCGCCGGACGCGTGCGCTCGGGCGATCCGGGGCAGCAGCACCAGCTGGTTGTAGGCACCGGTGCCCACCAGCGCGGCGACCAGCAGCAGTTTCAGCAGCAGGAACCGGCCGTACGAGGTGCTGACCAGCTGATCGACGCTGCCCACGTGCCGCCACGCCAGCCAGCTCCCGGACGCGACGAGCACCCCCACCGCGACCAGCGCCAGCACGCTGAACCGCGACCACACCGGTGCCCAGTACAGGCTGGCGTCGGCCCCGAACGGTCGAGACCGGGCGAGCGCCGCGAGGCAGACCAGCCCGCCGAGCCAGGCCGCCGCGGCGACGATGTGCGCTTGCGTCAACCAGGTGTCCAGCTGTTTGTCGACGGTCAGCCCGGCCAGCTTGCCCGGCACCGACAGCACCAGCGACGCGGCCGTCGCCAGCGCGACCGCCGAAGCCGAGATCGCGGTGAGCCGCTGCCGGGCGAACAAGCTCAGCAGCGCGAGGGCGGCCAGCAGGAGCAGCGCGTTTTGGATCAGCACCAGGACGCCGGTCGACACCCATGCCCCCGGTTCGGCCGGCGCCGTCAGGAAAGACCAGATGCGCCACGGTGCCAGCGCTTGCCCGAACGAGACACCGGAGACGGTCCGCGCGACCCGGGCCGCCAGCTGCAGGTAGGCGGCGACGATCAGGACCGGACCGCACCAAGCCAAGAACCTCGCGCACCGGGCGCGTACGACGTCTGCCACGTCGTCGCGCAAGACTGGCCGGACGACCAGCAAGTATGCGAGACCGCCGCCGATGACGACGGAGAGCGCGGCGAAGTAGGCGGACATGCTCACCACTCGCCACCACGGCGGCAGGGAAGCGGCGGCCGGTGCGGCCGCCAGCGAAATCTCGATCACAAGGTAAGTAGGTTAGGCTTAGCTAACTCATGAAGCAAGAGGCGCGTCTGCCCGGCGAGACCCAGGGGCCGGAGCTGGCAATGCAGCCGGGCCCGCGGAGGCCGGGGATACCCGCAGCCTTGGAACGTGCCCTGATCGCGACCCGGCCCGATGTCGAATCGGAGATCTGCCGGCCTTGCGACACCCGCCCGCCTTGACGGCTCGGGCCCCCACGGAGACCCGGCCGCATTGATAA
This sequence is a window from Amycolatopsis benzoatilytica AK 16/65. Protein-coding genes within it:
- a CDS encoding sugar phosphate isomerase/epimerase and 4-hydroxyphenylpyruvate domain-containing protein, with the protein product MSHEIRTGIATVCLSGTLDGKLAAAAGAGFDGVEIFEPDLVASPLPPGEVRLRCADLGLSIDLYQPFRDLDSTDPERFAANLRRAEHKFDLMEELGADTVLVCSSVAADAVADLDLLAEQLHALGERAGARGLRIAYEALAWGKEVSTYDRSWEAVRRAAHPAVGLCLDSFHLLSRGSDPAGIAEIPGDKLFFLQLADAPHLSMDVLQWSRHHRLFPGQGAFDLPGFLAPVLAAGYAGPLSLEVFNDVFRQADPARAAIDAHRSLLALAEATAARTGTSDPIAQPAPEVRGPAFVELSAGDSLAPVLSALGFARTGIHRTKPVERWEQGTARILVNRSGGPAAVAALAVESADPAAAARRAVRLDATRPPRERGPAEADLAAVTAPDGTALFFCRTGNEGDWTGDFVPTGETADGIGIVGIDHIGLAQPFDHFDEAVLFYRTVLGLDPAATGEFAAPFGLVRSQAVADPLRRLRLALTVSLLRRGEWAPGVSEPQYVALAVDDLLATARAAQAAGAPLLAIPDNYYADLDARLALPADRLAAYRELGVLHEHTAEGDYLQVCTEVLGGRVFLALVQRLGDHDGYGWTDAPVRMAAHRRRRLARAHAAV
- a CDS encoding alkaline phosphatase family protein → MAHGKRWATTVVAAATAALGLAASPASASQDLSTRAAPPKPDHVVIVMMENRGYRNIIGSSHAPYLNSLTKQGALFTNSFALTHPSEPNYIALLSGSTQGVTDDSCPHTFKADNLAHQLTAAGGSFTGYSESLPKAGYTGCEKGDYARKHSPWVNFSDIPASANQPYTSFPADYTKLPTLSWVTPNLQDDMHDGTIQQGDAWLKKNLDGYAQWAKTHNSLLIVTWDEDEDDGGNNSIPTIFVGANVKTGQYSEKINHYTVLSTLESAYGLPALGSAAKAKPITDVWGS
- a CDS encoding CopD family protein, whose translation is MIEISLAAAPAAASLPPWWRVVSMSAYFAALSVVIGGGLAYLLVVRPVLRDDVADVVRARCARFLAWCGPVLIVAAYLQLAARVARTVSGVSFGQALAPWRIWSFLTAPAEPGAWVSTGVLVLIQNALLLLAALALLSLFARQRLTAISASAVALATAASLVLSVPGKLAGLTVDKQLDTWLTQAHIVAAAAWLGGLVCLAALARSRPFGADASLYWAPVWSRFSVLALVAVGVLVASGSWLAWRHVGSVDQLVSTSYGRFLLLKLLLVAALVGTGAYNQLVLLPRIARAHASGDLGRGFSLALRHFPAVVRGEAALGLSVLVIVPFLTGSARAQAGQPKSPPIDGGLLVLAAVLVAALGASLYATYRVALLRARQASAQPAAA